In the Alteromonas sp. M12 genome, one interval contains:
- a CDS encoding EF-hand domain-containing protein produces MKNLLKTVVATAFVTTLFACSTTSTTSNTKQDRFSKVDANSDGRVTVEEFSSSIKKPKNGPKRFGLLDVDKNGYLNRTELEAERKNKKNKKKKKEN; encoded by the coding sequence TTGAAAAATTTATTAAAAACAGTGGTTGCTACAGCATTTGTAACAACATTATTTGCATGTTCAACAACTTCAACAACCTCAAATACTAAGCAAGACCGATTTAGCAAAGTAGATGCTAATTCTGATGGTCGCGTAACCGTCGAGGAATTTTCGTCTAGTATTAAAAAGCCTAAAAATGGACCAAAGCGCTTTGGCCTACTCGATGTTGATAAAAACGGCTACCTTAATAGAACCGAACTTGAGGCCGAAAGAAAGAACAAGAAAAACAAGAAAAAAAAGAAAGAAAATTAA
- a CDS encoding PDZ domain-containing protein — protein MSSVHAAEIYVAPTGTDNNSGRQGKPLASVAKAKQLAQSFAGKEAVTVHVADGVYYLPETLIFEPADSGSERYPIIYKAEHEGLAVLSGGTKLKLTWSAYKNGIFQTDTPVGLHIDQLFIDGQNQRMARYPNYDSSKKTAAYQGYAADAFSAERAANWGDPRGGYIHAMHRSQWGGYHYQITGKKSNNEITYEGGWQNNRQLGMHKDFRMVENIFEELDAPGEWFHDAPKNKLYFKPAKGINLNTAKVEVVRLGHLVEFKGTELNPVKHITLQGFVVRHASRTFMKTKEPLLRSDWTIYRGGAFLLTGTENIHILDTEFDQVGGNAIFVNNYNRNVLIKGCHIHDTGASGVAFVGDPDAVRNPLFEYKQTNDLSKIDRTPGPKTNNYPANSTVEDCLIHKIGSVERQPAGVQISMAKGITVRDVSIYDTARAGINIGDGTWGGHLIERVDVFDTVLETHDHGSFNSWGRDRYWRSDQATSQQAIDEAPDLPFLDAVETTTIRNSRWRSDHGWDIDLDDGSTNYDIYNNLMLAGGLKLREGFRRHAWNNIAVHSGLHPHVWYKESGDKVYNNIFMSRHKPARMTHPFVDQVMVDKNFYGESKEKVMSVSDNLSWDKNSAFGDPMFVDPKNGDFRVKPNSPALKIGFKNFPMDQFGVKKASLRAIARTPNLSAPVKTKRKAQPSFTGTWMGASLVNLSGNDFSAFGVSKQAGGVVIKTVPKDSKASKAGLLAGDVIQNVNGQSVSKLRQLNQTLKRTPADLLNLKLVRNQEVIELMLQMDKDLQLKSVSSLKRSTFNK, from the coding sequence ATGTCTAGTGTCCACGCTGCTGAGATCTATGTCGCACCAACAGGAACGGATAACAACAGCGGGCGACAAGGGAAACCGCTTGCGTCAGTAGCTAAAGCCAAACAACTCGCTCAGTCTTTTGCAGGAAAAGAAGCGGTAACAGTACATGTTGCTGATGGCGTTTATTATTTGCCCGAGACATTGATTTTTGAACCGGCGGACTCTGGTAGTGAGCGATATCCCATTATTTACAAAGCAGAGCATGAAGGGCTAGCGGTGTTAAGTGGTGGTACAAAATTGAAGCTTACTTGGTCTGCTTATAAAAATGGTATTTTCCAAACCGATACACCTGTAGGTTTACACATTGATCAACTTTTTATTGATGGTCAAAATCAGCGTATGGCACGATACCCCAATTATGATTCGAGCAAAAAAACAGCAGCCTATCAAGGGTATGCGGCCGATGCTTTTTCTGCAGAACGAGCGGCAAACTGGGGCGATCCTAGGGGTGGTTATATTCATGCAATGCATCGTTCACAATGGGGCGGATACCATTATCAAATCACTGGCAAGAAAAGCAATAACGAAATAACTTATGAAGGTGGTTGGCAAAATAACCGTCAACTGGGCATGCATAAAGACTTTCGAATGGTTGAAAATATATTCGAAGAACTTGATGCACCAGGCGAATGGTTTCATGACGCCCCAAAAAATAAACTTTATTTTAAACCAGCCAAAGGGATAAATCTAAATACAGCTAAGGTAGAAGTGGTACGCCTGGGTCATCTTGTAGAGTTTAAGGGCACTGAATTAAACCCAGTAAAACACATTACCCTACAAGGTTTTGTTGTACGTCATGCATCTCGCACTTTCATGAAAACTAAGGAGCCTTTGCTACGTTCAGATTGGACAATCTATCGCGGAGGCGCATTCCTTCTTACGGGCACTGAAAACATTCATATTTTAGATACCGAATTCGATCAGGTCGGTGGCAATGCTATTTTCGTCAACAACTATAATCGTAACGTATTGATTAAAGGGTGTCATATTCATGATACGGGTGCCAGTGGTGTAGCCTTTGTTGGTGATCCTGATGCCGTGCGTAATCCTTTATTTGAATATAAGCAAACAAATGACTTGTCTAAAATTGACCGGACTCCAGGGCCAAAAACGAATAACTATCCAGCTAATTCAACTGTGGAAGATTGTCTTATCCACAAAATAGGCAGTGTAGAACGTCAGCCTGCTGGTGTGCAGATTTCTATGGCAAAAGGTATCACGGTTCGCGATGTTTCAATTTACGATACAGCTAGAGCGGGAATTAATATTGGTGACGGTACGTGGGGTGGCCATTTAATTGAGCGCGTTGATGTGTTTGACACCGTGCTAGAAACACATGACCACGGCTCGTTCAATTCTTGGGGACGAGATCGTTACTGGCGAAGTGACCAAGCCACATCACAACAAGCGATTGATGAGGCTCCCGACTTACCATTTTTGGATGCAGTCGAAACGACCACCATCCGTAATAGTCGCTGGCGCAGTGATCACGGCTGGGATATTGACTTAGATGACGGCTCTACTAATTACGATATTTATAATAACCTGATGTTAGCTGGAGGGTTAAAATTGCGTGAAGGTTTTCGCCGCCACGCCTGGAATAACATTGCAGTTCACAGTGGTTTGCACCCACATGTTTGGTATAAGGAAAGTGGTGATAAAGTTTATAACAACATTTTCATGTCTCGGCACAAGCCTGCTCGAATGACTCATCCCTTTGTTGATCAAGTTATGGTAGATAAAAACTTCTATGGCGAAAGCAAAGAAAAAGTAATGTCGGTTTCCGACAACCTAAGTTGGGATAAAAACTCAGCCTTTGGCGATCCGATGTTTGTCGACCCGAAAAACGGAGACTTCCGTGTGAAGCCTAACTCCCCTGCGTTGAAGATCGGTTTTAAGAATTTTCCGATGGATCAATTTGGTGTCAAAAAAGCATCTTTACGTGCTATCGCTCGAACCCCGAACCTTAGCGCTCCGGTAAAAACCAAACGTAAAGCACAACCATCGTTTACAGGTACTTGGATGGGGGCCAGTTTAGTAAACCTTTCCGGTAATGACTTTTCTGCTTTTGGCGTCAGTAAACAAGCAGGTGGAGTTGTGATAAAAACAGTACCAAAAGATAGCAAAGCTTCTAAGGCGGGGTTATTAGCAGGCGATGTTATTCAGAATGTTAATGGCCAATCAGTTTCTAAGTTACGTCAATTAAATCAAACCTTGAAACGTACGCCTGCGGATCTACTCAACCTTAAATTGGTGCGCAATCAGGAAGTCATCGAATTGATGCTCCAAATGGATAAAGATCTGCAGTTGAAAAGTGTATCAAGCCTAAAAAGAAGCACCTTCAATAAATGA
- a CDS encoding ATP-binding cassette domain-containing protein, with protein sequence MGERGSGLSGGQRQRVALARALITNPKILILYEATSAFDYESEAAIMVYLGGLLAGNSGCH encoded by the coding sequence GTGGGTGAGCGTGGCAGCGGTTTGTCGGGTGGTCAAAGGCAACGGGTGGCATTAGCAAGAGCACTCATCACCAACCCTAAAATTCTTATTTTATACGAAGCCACGAGCGCCTTTGATTATGAATCAGAAGCGGCAATTATGGTTTATCTTGGGGGATTATTAGCTGGCAATTCTGGTTGCCACTAA
- a CDS encoding IclR family transcriptional regulator, translated as MTKATDKSENSKRKTYSAPALEKGLDILELLANQAEGMNIGEITKTLNRSVGELFRMLVVLEQRGYVSLQPGSDRYMLTLKMFGLAHRFPPVKRLTSVATPVLQRLSYAIEQSCHLVIYYEGKGHVVVQQDSPSERVFSVRLGAEAPLMNTCSGHLLLAFADQHTREQMLSRIPAHHSTDLDFNLDKMVRKVLSQGYECIHSAQAQGIQDIGYPVFDYQDQAVAALIVPFFEYLDGSHQTNIDDAHKLIKQAALEISTALGFDAS; from the coding sequence ATGACAAAAGCGACTGACAAATCAGAAAACTCTAAACGCAAAACTTACAGTGCCCCAGCACTTGAGAAAGGGTTAGATATTCTGGAGCTGCTAGCCAATCAAGCTGAAGGCATGAACATTGGTGAGATTACCAAAACGCTAAATAGATCAGTCGGTGAGTTATTTAGGATGTTAGTGGTGTTGGAACAACGTGGTTATGTTTCACTTCAACCGGGCAGTGACAGGTACATGCTAACCTTAAAAATGTTTGGTTTAGCCCATCGCTTCCCGCCCGTTAAACGCTTGACCAGTGTTGCGACTCCGGTGTTACAACGCTTGTCCTACGCGATAGAGCAATCTTGCCATTTAGTCATATATTATGAAGGTAAAGGGCATGTAGTCGTACAGCAGGATTCACCATCAGAAAGGGTATTTAGTGTGCGTTTGGGCGCTGAAGCACCTTTAATGAACACCTGTTCAGGACACTTGTTGTTGGCATTTGCAGACCAACATACTCGCGAACAAATGTTAAGTCGTATTCCTGCACATCACTCTACTGATCTTGACTTTAATTTGGATAAAATGGTTAGAAAAGTTCTGAGTCAAGGTTACGAATGTATCCATAGTGCGCAAGCACAGGGGATTCAAGATATCGGTTATCCAGTTTTTGATTATCAAGATCAAGCAGTAGCCGCGTTAATTGTCCCTTTCTTTGAGTATCTGGATGGGTCACATCAAACTAATATCGACGACGCCCATAAATTGATCAAACAGGCAGCGCTTGAGATATCCACCGCGTTAGGATTTGATGCTTCCTAA
- a CDS encoding sulfatase-like hydrolase/transferase — MSLLTVNTSAYALSSQPDGLQTVDTANKQPNIIFIFTDDQRFNSLTMTGDPLSPTEHIDQLAKEGVFFDNAFITSPICGPSRANMFTGQWERKNKIGFHTRSHNVITKEVFDNSWLMQLKKQGYSTAFIGKHHTKIADKNDTPLRENIDFAYFGNGHLGFHFKPKFKAFSNLKNKTQVEGLMEATKAYLSQNKDFDYFYENAHPSIKNSIQPRDPKKPFAAWINFNLPHASSIGTMGSLESDPLIYKTLFQDKIDEIELPAGYPVPISLPKEVYGTRDLMKYYVTSNKKKLLNDKLKMARAVYAMDLFVGELRQQLKRMGEDQNTIIVFASDNGLLLGEHGLGGKTILYDESVHVPLIIYSPFFDTNTQGKHIDELVVGQDIVATLLDMAGANVPSSYQGESLVPLIEGTKTESPWRQDVFLENLFTDQGYPRQEGVRDKKFKYIRSFSKKQDRMKYLPARSFTTNEEPIYEELFDIVSDPNELTNLANDPKYAKELEYYRDRAQTLVKELY, encoded by the coding sequence GTGTCACTACTTACAGTTAATACATCGGCGTATGCCCTATCCTCGCAACCAGATGGATTGCAAACGGTGGATACTGCAAACAAACAACCAAATATTATTTTCATTTTTACCGATGACCAACGCTTTAATTCACTGACCATGACTGGCGATCCTCTATCGCCAACCGAACATATTGACCAATTGGCTAAAGAAGGGGTTTTCTTCGATAACGCCTTCATTACCAGCCCTATTTGTGGACCAAGCAGAGCAAACATGTTCACTGGTCAATGGGAACGTAAAAACAAAATTGGTTTTCACACTCGATCTCATAACGTTATTACAAAAGAGGTTTTTGATAACAGTTGGTTAATGCAGCTTAAAAAGCAAGGTTACTCCACTGCTTTTATTGGCAAGCATCATACGAAAATAGCAGATAAAAACGACACGCCTTTACGTGAAAATATCGATTTTGCATACTTTGGGAATGGCCATTTGGGCTTTCACTTCAAACCTAAGTTTAAAGCCTTCTCAAACTTAAAAAACAAAACACAAGTTGAAGGCTTAATGGAGGCCACTAAAGCTTATTTATCTCAAAACAAAGACTTTGACTACTTTTATGAAAATGCCCATCCTTCAATTAAAAATAGCATTCAACCTAGGGATCCTAAAAAGCCTTTTGCCGCATGGATTAACTTTAATCTACCCCATGCATCCAGCATCGGCACCATGGGTAGCCTAGAGAGTGATCCATTAATTTATAAAACCCTATTTCAAGATAAAATCGATGAAATAGAGCTACCTGCTGGCTATCCTGTGCCTATTAGTTTGCCGAAAGAGGTATATGGTACCCGTGACTTAATGAAATATTATGTCACTAGTAATAAGAAAAAATTGTTAAACGACAAATTAAAAATGGCGCGTGCGGTATATGCCATGGACCTATTTGTCGGTGAACTGCGTCAACAGTTAAAGAGAATGGGTGAAGATCAAAATACCATCATCGTTTTTGCTTCAGATAATGGCTTGTTACTTGGCGAGCATGGGCTAGGTGGAAAAACCATTTTGTATGACGAGTCTGTGCACGTTCCTCTTATTATCTACTCTCCGTTTTTTGACACTAATACTCAAGGTAAGCACATCGATGAATTAGTCGTTGGGCAAGATATCGTGGCAACGCTTTTAGATATGGCTGGTGCAAATGTCCCTTCTTCTTATCAAGGTGAAAGTCTAGTTCCATTGATAGAAGGAACAAAAACAGAATCGCCATGGAGACAAGATGTTTTTCTTGAAAACTTGTTTACCGACCAAGGCTACCCACGACAAGAGGGTGTGCGTGATAAGAAATTTAAATACATTCGCTCGTTTAGTAAAAAACAAGACAGAATGAAATATTTACCGGCGCGGTCTTTTACTACCAATGAAGAACCCATTTATGAAGAGTTGTTTGATATCGTTTCGGATCCTAACGAACTAACTAACCTTGCTAATGATCCTAAATATGCAAAAGAGCTTGAATACTATCGAGATCGAGCTCAAACATTGGTAAAAGAACTTTACTAA
- a CDS encoding sulfatase/phosphatase domain-containing protein, which produces MQSYSVDEQVRRLVAKLEELDLLDNTIIIYTSDNGRYHGSRGLYDKAIQYDEAIKQPLIVFDGRASKENHGRRIDAMVSSADIAPTILSLAGLDIPPVMKGHDLSPLMEGKQDMTKWREGVLTENFFIQELLRTKGKQVEAKNNEVIKNNRSYRSRGIRTKQYQYFEYFEHSPVIEELYELANDPDEQNNLVSDPNYKSTLAEMRKKTAQLYAQALQ; this is translated from the coding sequence GTGCAGAGTTATAGTGTAGATGAGCAAGTTCGTCGTTTAGTCGCTAAATTAGAAGAGCTTGACCTACTAGATAACACAATCATCATTTACACCAGTGACAACGGACGTTACCACGGTTCACGTGGGCTTTACGACAAAGCGATTCAATACGATGAAGCCATTAAACAACCACTGATTGTATTTGATGGAAGAGCCTCTAAAGAAAACCATGGTCGTAGGATTGATGCCATGGTTTCGTCTGCAGATATTGCCCCCACGATTTTGTCTTTGGCAGGTTTAGACATACCGCCGGTAATGAAAGGTCATGACTTAAGTCCACTCATGGAGGGTAAGCAAGACATGACAAAATGGCGGGAAGGCGTTTTGACAGAGAACTTTTTTATTCAGGAGCTGTTAAGAACCAAAGGAAAGCAGGTTGAAGCCAAGAATAATGAAGTTATAAAAAATAATCGCTCTTATCGTAGCCGTGGGATACGAACAAAACAGTATCAGTATTTTGAGTATTTCGAACATTCGCCAGTAATTGAGGAGCTTTACGAGCTAGCAAATGACCCTGATGAGCAAAACAACCTCGTATCTGATCCAAATTACAAATCGACTTTAGCAGAAATGCGGAAAAAGACGGCACAACTTTATGCACAAGCTCTTCAGTAA
- a CDS encoding putative glycoside hydrolase, which translates to MNTKISTLIGLVLTATLLTSLAPEGIAANLSDKSPPSQVNSAYPEFNWDRVPVYAHFGRTNGELSHQENQFIASHYDFVTLEKGHAIKKYGSSEKGIIAGAKALKQLNPNMKVLFYWNGLLDYSLYDAHETFSKIKDGAIKNKDGELDLKRDYLKKYDLSNPQVRNWWVNVANDAIEEGDLDGVFIDALPQISIRPEATAKRLGEERFKAIEAGVITLLDQTTAKLGADKLLIYNGIRSIPQGWEDGGLRYLPHTNGVITEHFDQFQSRSKEMIQLDMERMMEAANAGKIVIFKAWPGFNFTERQMMKKSEEELYELAKKAIDFPLACFLVVAQRYSYFNYTWGYRAHHGALKWYPEFDRKLGAPLNDGKKIGWTYSREFEHASVTVNIETKESTIKWH; encoded by the coding sequence ATGAACACTAAAATATCAACTTTAATCGGCCTTGTGTTGACAGCAACATTGTTAACTAGCCTGGCTCCTGAAGGAATTGCTGCTAATTTATCGGACAAGAGTCCACCGTCGCAGGTTAATAGCGCTTATCCCGAATTTAATTGGGACAGGGTTCCTGTTTATGCTCATTTTGGACGCACTAATGGCGAACTCAGTCACCAAGAAAACCAGTTTATTGCTAGTCATTACGACTTTGTCACACTAGAAAAAGGCCATGCAATAAAGAAATATGGTAGTTCCGAAAAAGGTATTATTGCTGGAGCGAAAGCACTAAAACAGCTCAACCCTAATATGAAAGTACTTTTTTATTGGAATGGTTTACTTGATTATTCTTTATACGATGCCCATGAGACTTTTTCAAAAATTAAAGACGGTGCTATTAAAAACAAAGACGGTGAACTAGATCTTAAACGCGATTATTTGAAAAAGTACGATTTATCTAACCCACAGGTACGTAATTGGTGGGTAAATGTTGCCAACGATGCCATTGAAGAGGGTGACTTAGATGGCGTGTTTATTGACGCTTTACCACAAATTTCAATTCGCCCCGAGGCAACTGCGAAACGCCTTGGGGAGGAACGTTTTAAGGCAATCGAAGCAGGTGTCATCACCTTGTTAGATCAAACCACTGCTAAACTTGGAGCGGATAAGCTTCTTATCTATAACGGCATCCGTTCGATTCCCCAAGGCTGGGAAGATGGTGGTTTACGTTACCTTCCCCATACCAACGGAGTCATTACCGAACACTTTGATCAATTCCAAAGTCGTTCAAAGGAAATGATCCAATTGGATATGGAGCGCATGATGGAAGCCGCAAATGCAGGCAAAATTGTTATTTTTAAAGCTTGGCCTGGATTTAACTTTACTGAGCGTCAGATGATGAAAAAGTCAGAAGAAGAGTTATATGAATTAGCTAAAAAAGCCATTGATTTCCCTCTGGCGTGCTTTTTAGTGGTTGCTCAGCGCTACTCATACTTTAATTACACTTGGGGTTACCGAGCCCACCATGGTGCACTTAAGTGGTACCCAGAATTTGATCGTAAGCTAGGTGCGCCATTAAACGATGGGAAAAAAATCGGCTGGACTTATTCTCGGGAATTCGAACATGCTTCGGTAACTGTGAATATAGAAACGAAAGAAAGCACGATTAAATGGCATTAA
- a CDS encoding alpha-L-fucosidase encodes MLIINRIFRCILLSSIILGCVGCSVSGKQERNYPQQNWVVLHINSTKNLDDLSFLAKHKGKFVLQLVSNDIVEAAVSNIEVNGQKLHEKLQLKYTIESGYVYEFSDPITLQAQTHYTLSLSTSINVKQIRIVPHRSNPIGTGKYYNQWLNMHQSPEKQQALRWFKEARFGMFIHWGLYSQAGGIWKGTQIEDSPYPGPRVAEWLMSPFRIPRAEYQQLASTFNPDKSFAQNFAQLAKKAGMKYLVITSKHHDGFALYDSAVSDYDIVDATPYQGDLIKELYQACLAEGIEFGVYYSHGNDWFDGTDGNYANVKKQNDKLGIYTHAQGKNLWDPSSNTHAEYLSNKAYPQIKELLTLLPKLRLIWFDGDGFITEKQAFEFYKLVYDNNPNVLVSRRVGYQFGDYLDAGDNVIPSASEKMEKQWETVGTTNNSWGFKAYDDDWKSTKELLYYFIDILSKGGNYLLNIGPDGEGKIPQQSAQRLTEMGQWIGTNSDAIFGTTRWDISYEGANETLLSGTGHRAKSGFNRQFTHKDFWFTAKQNKVYAMSLMPPQDSIEILSLGKGSGHIDAVRLLGSTQKLSWKQTDHALVIDARDWQKAENGFAVEIIFK; translated from the coding sequence ATGTTAATTATCAATAGGATATTTCGTTGTATTTTGCTCAGTAGCATAATTTTAGGGTGCGTTGGTTGCAGTGTTTCGGGTAAACAAGAGCGTAATTATCCGCAACAAAATTGGGTTGTGCTCCACATTAATTCAACTAAAAATCTTGATGATTTATCCTTCCTTGCTAAGCACAAAGGTAAATTTGTACTGCAATTAGTAAGCAATGATATTGTAGAAGCGGCTGTCAGCAATATAGAGGTTAACGGCCAAAAACTGCACGAAAAGTTGCAGCTAAAATACACCATAGAATCTGGCTATGTTTATGAGTTTAGCGATCCAATAACCTTGCAGGCTCAAACCCACTACACACTATCACTATCCACTTCAATTAACGTCAAACAAATTAGAATTGTTCCCCACCGCTCCAACCCAATAGGTACCGGAAAGTACTACAATCAATGGCTGAATATGCACCAGTCACCGGAAAAACAACAGGCATTGCGTTGGTTTAAAGAAGCGCGCTTTGGCATGTTTATTCATTGGGGGTTGTATTCACAAGCCGGTGGCATTTGGAAAGGCACGCAGATAGAAGACTCTCCCTATCCAGGTCCTCGTGTTGCAGAGTGGCTAATGTCGCCCTTCAGAATACCTCGCGCAGAATATCAACAGCTGGCGAGTACTTTTAACCCTGACAAATCCTTTGCGCAAAATTTTGCACAACTGGCCAAGAAAGCTGGCATGAAATACCTCGTTATTACCTCTAAGCATCACGATGGCTTTGCCCTTTACGACTCAGCAGTGTCCGATTACGATATTGTTGATGCAACGCCCTATCAAGGCGATCTAATCAAAGAGCTGTATCAGGCATGCTTAGCTGAAGGAATAGAGTTTGGTGTTTACTATTCCCATGGCAACGATTGGTTTGACGGGACAGATGGCAACTACGCAAACGTTAAAAAACAAAACGACAAATTAGGAATTTATACCCATGCACAAGGTAAGAACCTATGGGATCCTAGTTCGAATACCCATGCAGAGTACTTAAGCAACAAAGCTTACCCGCAAATTAAAGAATTACTCACCTTATTGCCTAAACTACGGTTAATTTGGTTTGATGGCGATGGTTTCATTACCGAAAAGCAAGCTTTTGAGTTTTACAAATTAGTCTACGATAACAATCCCAATGTGTTAGTGAGTCGTCGTGTTGGTTATCAATTTGGTGACTACCTTGATGCTGGCGATAATGTCATTCCCTCCGCATCCGAAAAGATGGAAAAACAGTGGGAAACGGTTGGCACCACCAACAACTCTTGGGGCTTTAAAGCTTATGACGACGATTGGAAAAGCACCAAAGAATTGCTTTATTATTTTATCGATATTCTATCCAAAGGCGGTAATTATTTGCTCAATATTGGGCCAGATGGAGAGGGCAAAATTCCCCAGCAAAGTGCCCAACGTCTAACGGAGATGGGTCAGTGGATAGGAACCAATAGCGATGCCATATTTGGCACAACACGCTGGGACATCAGTTATGAAGGCGCTAACGAAACCTTATTATCGGGAACCGGTCATCGCGCAAAATCAGGCTTTAACCGTCAATTCACCCATAAAGACTTTTGGTTTACGGCAAAACAAAACAAAGTATATGCAATGTCGTTAATGCCGCCGCAGGACAGCATAGAAATACTTTCTTTGGGCAAAGGCAGCGGACATATAGACGCGGTTAGATTACTCGGCAGTACTCAAAAACTATCTTGGAAACAAACTGATCACGCCCTTGTTATCGATGCCCGTGATTGGCAAAAGGCTGAAAATGGATTTGCTGTAGAGATCATTTTCAAATAA
- a CDS encoding sulfatase-like hydrolase/transferase codes for MKKFNFFNISFLILFFSQSTALLAVTATPSTKTDLPPNIVFLMTDDQRWDTIGSYGSKDAITPNIDKLAAQGVSFDNAYHAVAICMPSRTTIFTGRYFSDHRVGFTYPYNRTLPATEFAQSYPALMKAAGYRTGFVGKFGVSLEALPETVADHFDFYAGISTTSKKGPHFPKSDKKLAHIYRKDRNPKERTLIKGDAMIRFLETQPKGQSFSLSVSFDAVKNDRDTDMYGPHVELFKDKKMQVPANWVEGKNDQLPKVLDYSRSTYLHMQRTSTPELYQTLA; via the coding sequence TTGAAAAAATTTAATTTCTTCAATATTTCATTTTTGATATTATTTTTTTCGCAATCAACAGCTTTATTGGCAGTTACTGCTACCCCATCAACTAAAACAGACCTTCCTCCTAATATTGTGTTTTTAATGACGGACGATCAGCGTTGGGACACTATAGGTAGCTATGGTAGTAAAGATGCAATTACTCCCAATATTGATAAGCTTGCCGCTCAAGGAGTTAGTTTTGACAATGCCTATCATGCTGTAGCTATTTGCATGCCAAGTAGAACGACGATTTTCACCGGACGTTATTTTTCAGATCATCGTGTAGGTTTCACCTACCCTTATAATCGCACATTACCTGCAACAGAGTTTGCCCAAAGCTATCCAGCGCTGATGAAAGCAGCAGGCTATCGCACAGGGTTTGTTGGTAAGTTTGGCGTTAGCTTAGAAGCATTACCCGAAACCGTTGCCGACCACTTTGACTTTTATGCAGGTATTTCAACAACAAGTAAAAAAGGCCCTCACTTTCCTAAAAGTGATAAAAAGCTAGCTCATATCTATCGTAAGGATCGTAACCCTAAAGAGCGAACGTTGATTAAAGGGGATGCAATGATCCGGTTTTTAGAAACGCAGCCGAAGGGTCAATCTTTTAGCCTTTCAGTCAGTTTCGATGCGGTCAAGAATGACCGTGATACTGACATGTATGGTCCACATGTTGAACTGTTTAAAGACAAGAAAATGCAGGTACCTGCTAATTGGGTAGAAGGCAAAAATGACCAGTTGCCTAAAGTATTGGATTATAGCCGCAGCACCTACCTTCACATGCAACGGACATCCACGCCTGAACTTTACCAAACACTTGCTTGA